DNA from Laspinema palackyanum D2c:
ATATAGTTGCCTTGCAATAATCGAGTGGGGTCAAAGTCGGGGACTTGCCAAATTCCGGTGCGATCGCCCATAAATTCCACATCCCCATAAACCACTCCCACCCGAGGAAATGGGTCTAAAATATCAAGGCCCTTGATAATATAATCGGGTCTAATTTTATTATCAGCGTCTAAGGGTAAAATATACTTCCCTTGGGCTAGTTCTATGCCGACATTCCGGGCAATCGCCAACCCTTGATTTGATTGATGGATGAGTTTGTATTGTTGTTTTTGTAAATAATCCAGCACTTCCAAGGTTAAGGGTTCCGTTGACCCATCATTGATGATAATCAATTCAATGATAGCCTCAAAACAGTCCTCAACGCTGGCGATCGCATCTAAAAGATATTCCCCTTGATTGTAACAAGGAATGATAACAGAGAGCGCAATTTCATCCGGTTTTCTTGTACTCATGGTTGTTGCTTTGATAGGGATTGTCACAGGTTACCCAATTTTGCTACAATGCCGCAAGTAATCAAGAGCATAACCTGTATCTAAAATGGATATCAAAGTGTCGGATCATCCTAAACCCTTAAGGGGTAAAGTAGCAGTGGTGACGGGGGCGAGTCGTGGTGCAGGGCGAGGAATTGCCTTGGTTTTAGGGGAAGCGGGGGCGACTGTCTATGTGACGGGACGAAGTGTGCGAGGTTCGGCAACGACGGATCATCTGCCGGGGACGATTGAGGAGACGGCAGAAGCGGTGACGGCGCGAGGAGGCGTGGGAATCCCAGTGCGTTGTGATGCGACGCAGGATGAGCAGGTGGAGGCATTATTTAACCGGATACAAAGTGATGGACAGTTAGATATTTTGGTGAATAATGCCTGGGGGGGTTATGAAGGCTATGATGGGAAAAATTGGGCGGATGGGACGGAGTTTTTTGCGCCGTTTTGGGAGCAATCTTTGCAGCGTTGGGAGGGGATGTTTAACGCAGGGGTGCGATCGCATTTAGTGGCGAGTCGTTGTGCGGTGCCCTTGATGTTGTCCCAGCAGCAAGGGTTGATTGTGAACACGATCGCCTGGGACCGGGACAAGTATTTGGGGAATCTGTTTTACGATATGGCAAAACACGCGATCGCCCGGATGACGTTGGCGATGGCACGAGATTTGGAAGCGTATAAAATCGCCACAGTGGCAGTGGCACCAGGTTTTATGCGAACGGAACGAGTCTTAGATGCGCCGGATGTTGACTTAGCACAAACCGAGTCTACGGAGTATATCGGACGGGCGATCGCCGCCCTCGCCACAGACCCCAATGTGCTGGAACTTTCAGGAACTGTGCTGACAGTGGGGGATTTAGCGGTGGAATATGGGTTTACAGATATTGATGGCAGGCAAATCGCAGCATTTCGTCTGGAGGATATGTGAGTTCTCAACTGGATATCCTGTTAGCAGATGGGTTTACCTTGTATGAGTCGGGTTCTTTGACCCTTGCCGAACAAAAGTTTTGCCAAGTCTTAGGGATTGATGCAAGTCACCCCCAGGCATTGTGCGGGATGGGAATGCTGTATTATCAGCAAGGACGATATGAAGATGCCCTGGATTACCTAGAACAGTCTCTAAAGTTCGATGCAAATCAGGCAATTTGCCATTATACTCGGGGGTTAGTATTGGCAAAATTGGGTTATCTGGCAGAAGCGAAAACTGCCTATTATCAGGCGGTTATAGTTGATCCCAGTTATCTAAATGCCTATTCTGAGTTAGGAAATGTCTGTATAGAAATCGGAGAATTGACCCAAGCGGAATCTGCCTATCGAGAAAGAATTGCTCTAAGTCCAGATTGGCATAGTTATGTGAGTTTAGGGCATTTATTCATCGCCCAGCAGCGGGTTGATGAGGCAATATCCGCCTATCAAACCGCCTTAGAGCTCCAACCCCGTCATCCCGAGATTCTCTCGTCCCTTGGGATTGCTTTTGCTGCCAAAAATCATCCCAATTCTAGTCTGTATTTAGGGTTTGCTGCCTATCGCAAACAGGAGTATGAAACCGCCATTGCCCATTATCAACAGTTTCAAAACACTGACGAGGGAGAGATAGAGTTTTATCTCGCTCTTGCTGACTGTTATCAACAGTTGAATCAGTGGGAAGAAGCAATTTCCACTTATCGTCAAGGGATTGCCCTCCATCGGGAAGCAGTCGAACTTTATTTATCTTTTATTTTAGCTTTACAGAATTGGGGTAAAATTGAAGAAGCGCGGCAAATTGCCGATGAAGGCTTAGTATTTCGGCCCTATTGCTTATCCCTAAAATTAGAAAAAATTCGTCTGTTTCCAGTTCTATATGAAAACTTAGAGCAATTAGAGTTTTATCGAAACCGATTTATTACAGAATTGGATGATTTGATTCAAAATTGCGCTTTAAATACAGAATTCGCTCAAGCACAGGCATTAAATGCTATAGCAGTCAATACTAATTTTTATCTCCAGTATCAAGGTAAAAATGATTTGGAGTTGCAGCAAAAATATGGACAATTCGTGCATCAGGTGATGGCAGCAAATTATCCCCAGTGGGTCAAACCGTTACCGATGCCAACCCTGAAGTCTGGGAAACGAATTAGAATCGGCTATATTTCTGCTTGTTTGCAGTGGCATACCGTGGGAATGGTGTTTTCCGGGTGGTTGGAACATCGGAACCGGGAGGAGTTTGAGGTGTATTGTTATAATGTGGGACAACAACGCGATCGCCTCACGGACTGGTTCCGCATCAACAGTGACTCCTTTTATTCTATTCCCGATGATATTCCAGCAGTTTGTCAGCAAATCCAACAGGATAGTTTGCATATTCTAGTCTTTTTGGATATTGGAATGTATGCACCCATGACTCAACTGGCGAGTTTACGTTTGGCCCCGGTTCAATGTGTTGCTTGGGGACATCCAATTACCTCGGGTTTACCCACTCAGGATTATTTTATTTCCAGTGATTTGATGGAACCGGAGAATGCTCAGACTCATTATTCAGAACAACTGATTCGGTTACCCAATTTAGGAATTTATTTCCCCAAACCCCAGATTCCTGAAATTAATAAAAATCGGGCGGATTATGGGATTTCCGATGATGCCGTGATGTATTTATCCTGCCAATCTTTGTTTAAATATTTGCCGCAATATGATATAATATTTCCGGCGATTTGCCAAGCGGTGGCAAAAGCAAAACTGGTGTTTATCGGTCACAAAAATCACCTGATTACCGCGCAATTTTGCCAGCGTTTGGATGCTGCCTTTGCTGAAGTGGGATTAGATTATCAGGAGTTTTGTATAATTTTGCCCAGACAGAGCAAGCGGGACTATTGGAACCTGCTTTCAATGGCGGATATTGGGTTAGATACCTTTGAGTTTACGGGATTTTTAACAACCTTAGAAGCAGTTGCGGTAAATTTGCCCCTCGTCACTCATTTAGGCCCCTTTATGCGGGGTCGTCAGTCAGCGGGAATTTTGAGAAGAGTGGGGGTGACGGAGACGATCGCCCAAACCCAGGAAGATTATATTAAAATAGCCATTACATTGGGATTAAACCGGGAGTGGAGAGAGGCGATCGCCACCAAAATCAACGAGGGCCATCAATGGTTATACCCGGATAACACCGGACTAAAAGCATTAGAAGACTTTTATCGGGCGATCGTCCAGGAAAAAGGATAAACAGGGAAACATGGGCACTTATATCTACCTCCACCCCCTCCACCCAGGACAAATGACAAATGACAAATGACAAATCCCTGAAACCGAACCCCCCTCCCTCCCGTCCCATAGTCAAATAATTCGGTGCATCCCAAATTATTTCACCTCTTGAGAGAAACCAAATGTTCGCACCCAAACTCGCATTATTGACCCTTTCAGCGATCGTCCTGTCGATCGCCCAAGTTCAAGCGCATCAAACCGGAGATCTGGAAATCGGATCCTACCTCGAACAATTCAAAACTGAAAAAGGAGCCAACCGTCGGGAAGCAGTGAAAGGATTGCGGCAGATTGGGACTCCCGCAGTTCCCCTCCTGATCACCGCATTGCAAGATGCCGATGTAGGAGTCCGAGGAGGTGCCGCATTTGCCTTGGGTTCAATGGGTTCGGATGCAGAATCCGCCATTGCGTCCCTGATCGCTGCCTTAAATGACTCACAAGAGTCAGTGCGTCTGGATGCTGCCGTGGCACTTAGACGAATTGGCACTCCGGCAGTGGAGGAACTCGCCATTGCCTTGCAACACCCGGAGATAGAAGTGCGTCGGGGTGCTGCCTTTGCCTTAGCGGGAATTGGTGCCACTGCCAAACCGGCGATCGCCCCCTTAGTCACCGCCTTACAGGATCCAGATGAGCGCCTTGCCTGGAATGCTGCCATTGCCTTGCGCGCAGTCGGGTCCCCGGCAGTCCCCGCCCTCAACCAGGCCCTGATGCATGAAAATCCCCGAGTCCGGAATGCCGCTGCCTTCGCCTTGGGAAATCCCACTTCCCCCACTACTGGAACGAGATCTCCGGTGGCACAATCGGAGGATGAAGAAGTCCCGGAAATTTGCCGAATGTTGCCGAATCCCTTGTCCCCAGATTTGAGTATCTGTGAAGCAATGCCGGTTCGGGAACGTCCCCAGGAGTTGCGCGAGAATCTGGATCAAGTCAATCCCAATCCCTGTGATTTTTCACCGAATCCCTGCGAAAACATTCCGAGTCAGATTGACTCCTCTGCCACCCCATCTCGCCGCTTAATGTAATTCCATTGAGGAATTCCCCCCCGTTCAACGTCACGCCTTCAGGCGTTTCTTTGTTCGTAGTAACGACTTCAGTCGTTATCCCCAGTTTGTAGTAACGACTTCAGTCGTTATCCCCCGTTCGTAGATAGGACAAGAAACCGGGTTTCTTCCCCTAATTTTGTGCTAATTACCAGAGATTAAGTCAAGAAACCCGGTTTCTAACCTAACGGCCCTAGCTTCTTTCTGTTCATTGCCTTCTCAGAAATCCTGGGGTTCTCAAGGCGATCGCCCCCTTCAGGATTGAGTTGAGGGTTGTTTTGGGGGTAGAGTAGCTAGATTTTGTCTTAAATCCGGGGATAACGCCTTCAGGCGTTACTACGAACCAAGAGAACGACTGAAGGCGTTACTACGAACTGGGGAACTCCCGCTTACTGCTTTATTTTTGATGGGTTATCCTTGCTCTAGAAATTCGCTATACTCGAAGAGAGTTGAGAGCGAAGGGCCCGATGGGAAATAATCGAAATCAACCTCAACCTGATGATGCCGTTTTGGGGGGACAACACCCGACCCCCATAGGCGCTATGGTTCTGGGGGGGTTAGATGGAGTGAAGATGCGTTTGGCTTCTCCGGTGGTAGAATATCGTATTACTGCCCTATCCGAAGCGCTGCGGTATGGAATCGATGGGTTAGATTTAGTAATTGAGGCATTGGGCGATCGCTCTTGTAAGGTGCGTCATTCCGCCTATTTACTGTTGGAAAACCGCACGGAAACTCGGGTGCAACACGCTGTAAGGTTCTACAATTCTCATCATAGTTTGGTCAATCGTGTTGTCGAAACTGAACCTCCTCTCCATGTTGAGCATATTGATACGATGATGCAAAATTTGGAACAGGTGGAGGGAAGTAAAATGGGTAAATTGGTTGACCAATCTCTTAGTTTAGTCCAAACTTCCGAAGGACAAGAGCGCATCAAGCATTACTTATTTAATGGGACGGCCAAACAAAAAGATTATGCCGCTCGTTATTTTAAGGAAAAGGGCCGAAAAGATGTTTTAGTTTCCGCCTATCAACAGCATTATTTGAAGTCAGAAAAATCTGTATCCGGTTGATTATTTTTTATTTCATCTACAGCAAAACCTGGCGGGGGATTTATCCCCCGCCTAACAAATCAAGCACCATTCTCAACACCGGCGGGGGATAAATCGATTGGCGGCCTCATAGCTTAAGTCGGTTAAAAACCGACTGCAAGTCTGATACAGTGGTGTTTTCAGTCGGTTTCAACCGACTTGAGCTGTTAGGCCGCCAATCGTTTAAACCCCCGCCGGGTGTCGCCACTGCTGCAAGATGTCAGTTACACTTGTTTAAACCGCATCTTCGCCTCAGTTAGAGCTTGTCTCACTTGTTCAAATCCGGTGCCCCCGTAGCTATTGCGGGCGGAGACGACTTGTTTGGGGGCGATCGCTGCATAAATATCCGTCTCAAAGGCGGGATGCAATGCTTTCCACTCTTCTAGGGTTAAATCTTTTAACAATTTCCCCGCTGATAGAGAGGTTTTCACGACTTTTCCGACCAAATTATAAGCTTCTCGAAAGGGGACACCTTTGGCAGCTAAATAGTCCGCCACATCGGTGGCATTGCTGAAGTCTTCGGCAACAGCTTCAGCAAGGCGTTCTTCGCGAAATTGGATGCCTTCACTCATTAAAATTGTCATCGCTTCTAGGCAAGCTTTAACAGTTTTTACGGCATCAAAGAGGCATTCTTTATCTTCTTGCAGGTCTTTATTGTAGGCTAAAGGTAAGCCTTTCATTAACACTAACATTCCTTGCAAATGCCCGAAAACGCGGCCTGTTTTGCCCCGAACTAATTCAGGAACATCGGGATTTTTCTTCTGCGGCATGATGCTGGAACCCGTGGCACAGCTATCAGTGAGGGTGATAAAGCTAAATTCTTGCGATGCCCAGAGAATGACTTCTTCAGATAAGCGACTCAGATGGACGAGAATCAGGCTAGAAGCACAGAGAAACTCGATCGCAAAATCGCGATCGCTCACCGCATCTAAACTGTTATTATAGGGTCGGCTAAACCCCAATTCTTGGGCGGTGAAGT
Protein-coding regions in this window:
- a CDS encoding tetratricopeptide repeat protein, yielding MSSQLDILLADGFTLYESGSLTLAEQKFCQVLGIDASHPQALCGMGMLYYQQGRYEDALDYLEQSLKFDANQAICHYTRGLVLAKLGYLAEAKTAYYQAVIVDPSYLNAYSELGNVCIEIGELTQAESAYRERIALSPDWHSYVSLGHLFIAQQRVDEAISAYQTALELQPRHPEILSSLGIAFAAKNHPNSSLYLGFAAYRKQEYETAIAHYQQFQNTDEGEIEFYLALADCYQQLNQWEEAISTYRQGIALHREAVELYLSFILALQNWGKIEEARQIADEGLVFRPYCLSLKLEKIRLFPVLYENLEQLEFYRNRFITELDDLIQNCALNTEFAQAQALNAIAVNTNFYLQYQGKNDLELQQKYGQFVHQVMAANYPQWVKPLPMPTLKSGKRIRIGYISACLQWHTVGMVFSGWLEHRNREEFEVYCYNVGQQRDRLTDWFRINSDSFYSIPDDIPAVCQQIQQDSLHILVFLDIGMYAPMTQLASLRLAPVQCVAWGHPITSGLPTQDYFISSDLMEPENAQTHYSEQLIRLPNLGIYFPKPQIPEINKNRADYGISDDAVMYLSCQSLFKYLPQYDIIFPAICQAVAKAKLVFIGHKNHLITAQFCQRLDAAFAEVGLDYQEFCIILPRQSKRDYWNLLSMADIGLDTFEFTGFLTTLEAVAVNLPLVTHLGPFMRGRQSAGILRRVGVTETIAQTQEDYIKIAITLGLNREWREAIATKINEGHQWLYPDNTGLKALEDFYRAIVQEKG
- the argH gene encoding argininosuccinate lyase, which produces MTEQKTWSQRFEGALHPAIARFNASIGFDIQLIEYDLTGSMAHAKMLGKTGIISLDEADKLIKGLEQIRQEYRQGLFKPGTDAEDVHFAVERRLTELVGDVGKKLHTARSRNDQVGTDTRLYLRDQIQQIRQHIRDFQGVLLELADRHVETLIPGYTHLQRAQPISLAHHLLAYFEMAQRDWDRLGEIYQRVDICPLGAGALAGTTFPIDRHFTAQELGFSRPYNNSLDAVSDRDFAIEFLCASSLILVHLSRLSEEVILWASQEFSFITLTDSCATGSSIMPQKKNPDVPELVRGKTGRVFGHLQGMLVLMKGLPLAYNKDLQEDKECLFDAVKTVKACLEAMTILMSEGIQFREERLAEAVAEDFSNATDVADYLAAKGVPFREAYNLVGKVVKTSLSAGKLLKDLTLEEWKALHPAFETDIYAAIAPKQVVSARNSYGGTGFEQVRQALTEAKMRFKQV
- a CDS encoding glycosyltransferase, whose product is MSTRKPDEIALSVIIPCYNQGEYLLDAIASVEDCFEAIIELIIINDGSTEPLTLEVLDYLQKQQYKLIHQSNQGLAIARNVGIELAQGKYILPLDADNKIRPDYIIKGLDILDPFPRVGVVYGDVEFMGDRTGIWQVPDFDPTRLLQGNYIDACAIFRKTLWQDCGGYDPNIPHKLGFEDWDLWLSALEQGWEFYHIPEVLFDYRVRANSMVTRCLIPENQAKLIHYLRNKHKLLYNKC
- a CDS encoding SDR family NAD(P)-dependent oxidoreductase, with the translated sequence MDIKVSDHPKPLRGKVAVVTGASRGAGRGIALVLGEAGATVYVTGRSVRGSATTDHLPGTIEETAEAVTARGGVGIPVRCDATQDEQVEALFNRIQSDGQLDILVNNAWGGYEGYDGKNWADGTEFFAPFWEQSLQRWEGMFNAGVRSHLVASRCAVPLMLSQQQGLIVNTIAWDRDKYLGNLFYDMAKHAIARMTLAMARDLEAYKIATVAVAPGFMRTERVLDAPDVDLAQTESTEYIGRAIAALATDPNVLELSGTVLTVGDLAVEYGFTDIDGRQIAAFRLEDM
- a CDS encoding HEAT repeat domain-containing protein, which translates into the protein MFAPKLALLTLSAIVLSIAQVQAHQTGDLEIGSYLEQFKTEKGANRREAVKGLRQIGTPAVPLLITALQDADVGVRGGAAFALGSMGSDAESAIASLIAALNDSQESVRLDAAVALRRIGTPAVEELAIALQHPEIEVRRGAAFALAGIGATAKPAIAPLVTALQDPDERLAWNAAIALRAVGSPAVPALNQALMHENPRVRNAAAFALGNPTSPTTGTRSPVAQSEDEEVPEICRMLPNPLSPDLSICEAMPVRERPQELRENLDQVNPNPCDFSPNPCENIPSQIDSSATPSRRLM